Part of the Xenopus tropicalis strain Nigerian chromosome 3, UCB_Xtro_10.0, whole genome shotgun sequence genome, CAATATATCCATGCTGAACCTGCACACTGAATAAAAGGCACACAGTGGAGTATTGCAAAAATATcttaatagaaaatgtatttctttacagTCAGGCATCAAAAAGACGTGTGCAAAACAGCAAATATCAGTAACATGTTGAGGTACGTGCACAAAGTGACAATAAAGTGTGCAGGAGAGCAGATACCCAGGCTACTGAAGAATCACCTCAACATTTTTGCAATTAAGCTTTTATCAAGGAGGTATTCCCATTGGCACAGGGCATAGTTACACAGTTGaattaggttgaaaaatgaccaaaatccatcaatttcaacccctccaaacaaaccctagtttctcatttttaaaaaaaagaggtAGTTATGGAATAACCTATTAGAAACTTTTcagtttgtttcattttttatatttatagtttattaaattattatttgccttcttctacccCTTTCtagaggcttcagttttattgttatttcttattatatattttaatattcagGCTTTCTCCTGCTCATACTCCAGTCTCTCTTtgcaccactgcctggttgctagggtatctGAAGTGATAAAaatccacagaaaataaaaaaagaccaattcaaactgtctcaggataaatgtaaaaaaaaataatttaaaggagaaggaaaatatttattctgcagaaagctttaccatacctgagtaaacgtccatagaagctccctctgtttgtttaagatagcagctgccattttagcttggtctccatagcttcagtgctgcagctctaggatcagacattctgatgggagggggagcaggagaagggagataAGAAAAAGCTGTGCAGGCTCTGGTcctaggaatgaaggatttttctgagagaggaagtctgataccaaagtacatatgtacacaaaagaaggcaataaatcctgtttcttttgatagaggactcagtacagtgtttctgtgagtggctgtatttacacagacctttctgataaagcttaggttttacctttccttctcctttaaggcagaacAATGATTTCCTGGAGCATATGGGAAAGCTAGCCATGACATCCATAACAGAGTGGATTGTTTACTCATCAATAActgattttttattgatttaatgTCAGATTTGCTGGGACTCACCAGGCCGGACACATCAGCAGGTGCGCTTCGAGTACAGTAGCAGCGGGATAATGTAAAATGGTAGCTGGCCCTTGGCTTGGGttagcccagtctgacactgtattgATCAGATAACAGAATTTAACCAGTGTCTGATTTTGATTCTGTGACACAAAAACTGCAGAGAGGAAATAATAATGCAGAGACACACAGTGTGGGATCTGGGGCCCCTGCACACTAGAACCATAAAGAAGCAGACCCTGTAACTGCCTGTGAGATATAGGGCGCCCAATGGGGTACTATACTGACTAATAAGATGGTTTGGTATATGCTTCAGCATTCTAGTTTGGGGCTGGGCCCTAATATAATGTTGCTCTGCTGCCTAATTATTTCTATTTATCAGGTACAAACAGGGGCACAGATAATTCAGTATAAGCAGCGTGTGTCTCCGGCAGAGCTCATATAACTAATGAATAGCGGGCTTTTAGTCAAGCCAATGTGTTGTAATTGGAAGAGAGGCAGGTAAGGGAAATAATTTAGGCAGAATATATGACAAAACTGCCCGCAGCTCACTTGCTACTCAGCTATTGAAAAGCGCTCAGTCGTGATTCCCAGCAGCCTTTGTCTGGCACAAGATGAGGTGTGAGCGGGATGGGTGGGTGGGGGCGCACCCCTGGCACCAAACCCCAAAGTAGTCCGACTACGACTAATGAGGTGATCTGGCTGCTTTCCTTTTACTGTCGGTGTAACCTCGTAGTTGCCAAAAGGAGTATTTCAGCAGTATTTTTGTATAGCCAAGCTGTAAAGTTATAGAGACTGACGTTACTTAACTACTTTCCTTCTCAGCAAATGATGAGCCAGCAGGTGGCAGTGTTTCCCGCAGTGTTGCCTTGACAGTGCAGTCCATACATGAATACATGTACATGTACACGGAAGAGCGGCTGATACGGTAACATTTACACAGGTTGGTGGGACCGGGACAGAGTTGCCCACACGGTGCAGCACCAGGTAGATTTCATTATCAGCGTTACAGTGAGTAATAATGGAGCAGTCAGAGTAGTTCAACTGTACTGTAAATTCCCCCTGGCCAGAGGGTGTGTATTACAGTGAGTGAGCATTTGTATCCCAAGCATTGGGAAGCGCAGCTGAGGGACGGGTTATAATGCGGAAGCGCCGCAGGAAGGGCAAATACATTTCACACCTATTACCTCattttaaagggttagttcaccttttaattaaaggGTTTACATGTGGGGAAATGCCCTACCAGTCTTTTGCAACAAActcaaaaagtccagttgctttagacgtAATTCCACTACATACTTAAATATTCTATTAGCAAGTACTGTTCAAATAAACCTTTTGGAAGTCTGTGTTTAAAACAAGATGATTTTAAGGGTTAATGACACTGGGGATttaatttttgtgcctgtttagattgtaagttctatggagcagggacctccatcctcttgtctctttgattcttaacttattgcaactgtaccttgtatttatttgtatttattgttatatgttgtatttatctattattattttaataaccaccGGTTTGTATTaatctgttctactgtacagcgctgcgtacatacgtatcacttcataaataaagatatacatacatacatgttgtgCCAGTGCTTGTCAGGTGATTGCACTTTGGACAGCCATATTTCCAAGAGACAATTACATGACAAGGGCTCACAGGAATGCTTTCAGGTAACAGGGACTGTTTGGTGCTGCCTCCTGaactacttaaaggaatactgtcatgggaaaatatatttaacataaCATATATTTAACTGattaacatcagttaatagagcttctccagcagaatcctgcattgaaatctgtttttcaaaaacacagattttttaaatatatttaattaaatataaaagtgtcctgataaacttcagtcacactttattgctgagctcCAGGTTGGAGAGatttcacccccctcccagcagccgatcagcagaacaacgggaagggagcaagatagcagctcctagtaggtatcagaatagcactcaatagtaacaaatccaagtccggcttgggactcctccagttacatgggagtaggagaaacaataggttaccagaaagccattctaatgtgtagcgctggctccttctgaaagctcagactcaggcacaatgcactgagatggctgcctacacaccaatattggttcatgaataaaattttaaatggaagagtgaattatttgctatgtaaacagtgtaatttagaaatacaaagtacaccaaAAAAAAGTAACCGGGGTAGCACCCTGTGCCCTGTGGGAAGGCAGTATTACTATTGGAAACAACACAATAAATAGAGGGCACACAATAAGCAACTAATGATGATGAATCAGGTGCTACAACacccagtgtgccactgcccttagccaAGTGCTTAACCATCAGTGtatttgtaaattgtaaattaGTCTTTCATGTTGGCCCATATTGGGTTCCTTTTCTTCTGAAACATTTTCTGACTATCGTGTTCAGCTTATTTACCAACATCACAGCTTATATCATAAAGGGGACCTAAACCtccaaaaatgaaataatgtaaacttactcagatTGCTTCTCTTAGcacttttctatttttagtggtttattATATATTAGGGGTTTTAAACTGCTAACAGGTTTTTAAATGCCTAGAATATCAGTGATCCTAGTCTTATATTAACAGTTTAAAACTGCGAATATCTCAGAACcacttaaaatggaaaataaatgtaaactgtAAATAAGCACAGAGGCACAATAAGTTAgcataaatgtattatttgggGTTTAGCTCTCCTTTGATAAGAGACAGCCACTGTATTGATTCCTATGAATTACTCTTTTTAACCCACCATAATGGCAAAAGACATATCTGCTCTTTTTTAACGGATGTAATATATTACAGATTTGCACAGACAACCAATGGCAAGAGAAGACAAGGAAGCGCAGGAGGATGAACTGCTAGCACTCGCTAGTATATACTCTGAAGATGAATTCAAGAGATCGGAGACTGCGCCAGGAGGGGAAATATGTGTCTGTCTAGATCTTCCTCCAAACTTTAGCGTAGCCATAAAAGGTGAGTCAGATATTCAAGTAACCACTTCAGTGCCCTAACATGCTGAAGGTTTCtctagtccagtgctgtccaactttttgtgtaccaagggccagaatatTTCTGACCTACGTGtaggagggctgataatggacaTCAGTGTTGACCATGTCTAGTCTTTAAACAATACCTACTTTAAGCCATGCCCACATTACCACAACCACCTTTAAGGCCAAACTACTAGAGACTGACCACGCAACATTAAATTGTACAGTAACATCTGTCATCATATGGCACTGACTGCCCAACATGTAATTGTAAAGTAGCATTAAAGTAACATGCATTGATGTTATGAAATGTATACTGCATGAaagcaatatacatttttacattttaattagatGCAAGGAGGAGCACAATGAGATGCCAATGGTGGCGTTATGTTATAAATAACCCTGTCTTAAAGGCAAGGAAAATTTAAGCACTTTCCTTGCCCAGGAGTGGAACAGGGCAGGGAGGGACTGTAGTGGCAAAGAGGGAGAGGTCGGGCTGCACAAGGTACACCCGCAGGCTGCAAGTTTTGGACTGCTCTAGTCCATGTGTGCTTAATGGCCATATACTTTagtatgttttactttttattaggCCAAAAACATAGTAGCTACATTCTCTGTAGAGCTTTCAAGGGTGAAAACACAAGGAGCCAGGGGTGATGTAAACAAGGTTCAGGGGAAAATGACAAGCCTCTTGGCAACAAGCTAAGGGGGTTGTCAGGATCATCACAGGAAACACCAGGCATGTGACAATCATGTATCTGCTGTTATGCTGGCATTCAATACAGCCCACACACCTCCTGCTCTTCTATACTTTGATAGATAGCAACCCCCCATTGATGCCATTGTCCTttcttttcaggaaaaaaaaggtagacatgcatttacacacattgTTAGCTTTTTTTTGGACATTAATTTTAATTTGCACAGTTTAAGGGTAATGTCCTACATAGAGATTAGTTACCTGTGACAGAtctcagaaatgcctttccacctaaACAAAGAGAACAAAGGGAATCGCCGGGAAGacatattatattttacagagtCAGTATACTCCTTTATGAATTCAAAGAATAGGGCTTGCAAAAATAAATACCTCTCCATtactttaattaagaaatatatatgatttttattatttattgcatgTAAGGGCGCACAAACAGAAAGCTCCTTCATATTGCAACTTTCTGGTTCTTTAGAGAAACtgtgtgaggaggaggaggagaagacaTTTAATGCAGTTACTCTTCATTATCAAGCTCATGGTGAAACATTTCTCTTCTTAATACAAGCAATTGTCTTTTTTAAAATAGATtaaaatagatacattttttGGTCAAGGAAAAATTAAGCtgctgcttttttctttttgtcacagATTTGAAGGTTCCTATGAAATAAATTTTGGGCACGAGGATTCCCATTGTGTAGTAGcttggtttattaatgtttatttatattgaaTGTTTTTGTACTCTGTGCTTACCCAAGGTGACTGTGCATCTAATGAATACATGGGAAGCTTTGAGAGTATTGTCTCTTTCCTACCTCCTATTATACTGAACTTTGAACTGCCTCCAGGATACCCATCCACTGACCCTCCAGCCTTCACACTTAGCTGCAAGTGGCTTTCTCCAAGTcaggtaaaacaaaaaaagataaacaaaagTACACACCTTGCAGGCTCCTCACAACTTCTACACATAGGTGACTTCAGAGATGAAACAGGAACAGAATCCAGTAAAAATGCATTATAGAGTTTTATTACAGCTTTACAGCTTTATAGATGCCTATTAAATTCTAGttcaattaattatttattattgtgaaaTGTACTACTTCCTAAAGCTTAAAGCTAATGGCACACACATCAGATCCACTTTCTTCTGTGTACTAGCAGGCAGGGTTTGCCTGTCAGCTCACACACAGACTGCTTCCAGagttcatattatatatataatgtcattcAGTGTATCCAATGAGTAAGGGTAGTAGAGGGCCATTGTATATTGATTTGAATTTAAAGTAACCCCTGGTTAATTAATTTAGATTTCTGTTTGAACTAGATTGTGAGAGTTACTTGCTTATTGCTCCCCGTTGTTACTAGAACAGGACACAATTAGATCATGTTAGTGCGTGTGTATAGCAGCATCTCATGTATGAACAGATACATTTATAGGTCAGGTAAAGTGTAATTCACTGGTGCATGGAGTTTGTTAAGCACCCCCACTGGCCAGTGGTACTTTGTGTGTAAGTACCGTGCCACTATCCAGAATGTAACCTTGCACcatgcatttttattaaaaatactcACATAATAGCAACAAAACATGatttttataatgaaaaatattgtATGGGTTGgttgcaattacattttgttGTGGCGACAAAAGCTGTTGGAAAAATGAAAATGCAGttgcaaattttaaaaaaacatgattcGCAACTTTCTTTATTACTTACTGAAAATATacttcccattggcttctatgaAGGTCTTGCCAGGTTTTGGCTGTGTCTTTTACAACTTAATtttgaaatatattaaaaagtcataaaaaaaagcCTGATTGCATTTTTTGCTGTGCCTTTTCAAGAATAGTTTTGATGGCCATTTTTATAGTTAGATGTTGCCTTGTTACAGGTGCATGGAGATGAGAATTAGGAGACAATTAGCcataaatatttctgtatttctgtttatCCCAGCTTGCCCTGCTGTGTCAGCGCTTGGATGACCTATGGGAGGAATACGCAGGAGGAGTTGTTTTGTTTGCTTGGATGCAGTTTCTCAAGGAGGGGACTCTGGAGTACTTAAAGATTAACTCACCATATGAAATACAAGTTTGTGAGTTTGGACCACAGTGCATAAAGAATAACTCGGGGATATCTGATTCCTGTAGTGCCACAGGCCCAGCAGAAGCAGTGATTTGGGACAAAAGGGCTATCCAGGATGTGGAATCTGTCGCTGCCCTTATTGACTGCATCTTGGACTTTAATGAGGCTCAGCAGAAGAAGTGCTTTGATAGCAAATGGTATATGTGCAACATTTGCTTCTCAGAAAAGGTGGGCAGCGAGTGCACTCACTTTAAGAAGTGTGAGCATATCTACTGCAACGCCTGCCTTAAGGATTATTATACAGTTCAGATACAGGATGGGCAGGTCCAGGCTCTTAACTGTCCTGAGCCAAAGTGCTCTTCTGTTGCTACACCTGCACAGGTAACCCATATACAGTGTTCTTTATTCTTGTGTGTATGTGCACGTTCATTAATGGTGTATCTTTATAGCATGTAGCTAAGTTGGGAGACATTAGATATTAGCCCATTACATGCTGACCAAATTAACACAGTGAATAAACAGGAACCCAGAAATGTAGATTATATTGAGATCAGGGAAGGCAGGGATAATGTATTAGAAGGCAGGAGAGAAAAAAGTTTGGGGAAGGTGGCTAGAGCAGGGAATAAGAAAAGGATATTACATTGAAAATCAGCAATGTTTCTTGCTAAGTATCAGATAAACCTACAGTTAAATAGCTGTTATGCTAAATGGTTTGGGGGTAGAAAGAAAAGGGATAATGGGAATTGCCTCACTAGGGCCTTGGTACACCAGGAGATTTTTTGGAACTCTGGCCAAAAGCTTTGAAGTCAAATTAGCCAGAATCTTGTCCGGAATTTCTTAAAAGTATTGATGCTGGTGCTTAAAGTTGATAATATTGGACCAGGAAAGTGAATGGCAGGGCATTCAAAGGGATATTTAGAAAGGTGTACTCTAAACTGTGGTATTTGTTTCACAAATTGGAGTAAAAGGTGCTCCATTCTGTAAACTTATTGAAGTAAATTAGCATCTTTTCAAAAACTGGCACTGTGTGTCCATTGGCAAAGTATTAGATAAATAAGGACTTTATAGTGTTTTTCCAGTCATTTATATCAATGGTCTGAATAGCTCTGAATAAAGCATAAAATAATCTCAAATAAATCATCTTAGTTGGATTGCCCTTTTTTATTATAGTGAAATgtagactatatatatatcagccaCTCAAGAAGATTTAGAGAGCCCAGCCTGTGCCCTAACAGCACAACAAACCTAAAAATACTTGGAAAACGTGTCTGGAAAGATCacttgggccctgcacccccagtccgaccctgaccgcATTGTTCTAAATAGTGTTACACTTGAGCATTTGTGAGCATTTTTGATATCACTTTGTAAGTTGTAAATatgacactgcacgtgctcatTATGCTGTAGCCTGTTGGTGGGGAGTTTGCTGAAACAGTAGATGCTTGTTGCACAACTTTTCCTGGTGCAAGCATCTGTGCTAACCAGCATTTCACTACTGTTGTGTTTGGCGTTACACTAGGAAATCAGTTCCAACCTTTTTCCAAGAATATTGTTAAATGGAATAAAATGCAGCAACATAGTCTATCTACCCACTTTTATCTGAGGTATAATAAAAggtaaaatacaattaaaaaggaAACCAAACAACCTTTACTTTGTTTATCTTTTGCACTGTGTCTGTTTCTGACCATAGATCATATcagtataaatacataaatatcagCATATAATCCTGTGATGCCCAAAGCACAGAGGAGGCTGCAGGACAAAAACCAACAACTAGGCTTTTGCTAAATATCATTTTCTTTGCAGGTGAAGTTGCTGGTTGGGGAAGAATTGTTCAGCCGCTATGACCGTCTCCTGCTGCAGTCCAGCCTGGATCTGATGGCAGATGTGGTCTACTGCCCACTTCTAAACTGCCAAACTCCAGTCATGCTGGAGCCTGGGGGCACGATGGGTATTTGTTCCAACTGCAATTACGCTTTCTGTACCCTCTGTAAAATGGTCTACCATGGTGTTGCAGGATGTAATATAACAACAGGTTAGTAGAATCAGATGAGGGTTGGGTGTTTTAGTGCCCTGGGCAGAACTGACAATAGGGGGTCCCGCAGGAATTGaaaagcaaagtgcaaaatatataaagtaaatgaTCGTTTTACTCTCCCTTTACCCCCTTATTCAAGCACAGATCACATCTAAATACAGAATAAGGACCTGACTCGTGTACATCCCCCTTACCCCCATAATGTGGGCTTTGTATAAGATAGAAACTCACCTTTATATGCAACAGTTTAAACTCGCACTATCTATTGCcaatttaataaaacattagGACATTAGGAGACCCAGTAAGACTTCAAGAATTGTGAAAACTTGCTTTTGTCACTTATTTTGCAGGTGATCAGTTTATTGTTTATATCGTCTGGATGCTAAAATAAGTAGGGGAGGCTGAAACATTGGGCAAATAGGCTATGGTTTTTTAAAATCTACATGCCACACATTTTGATAATCCTATGCAAACTGGACATCAAACTGTTGATGCCCCCCGTGTAATAAAAACACTTCTATTGGCCCTCCTGTTAGTGCAGACGTAGACGTTTTATCTTCCTTCACCTCTGTAGGCAGAACAGAAGAACAAGATTCCTGACTCCTTCTTCCACATACATAGGCTGGCTCCATCTCTACTTTCCAGTTTCTTTTTTCCAGACACATCGAGACATCACTAAACAACCTTATCTCCCTTACCCGCGTCAGTATCATTTCTTGCTACCAGTCTCTTAATGAATTAGTGAAGGATCTTCACCCAGTTGCATGTGCCAGTGCAAAGAAGCTAAAAAAGTCTGAAGAGCCTTCTAGGTGAAAAAAGAGTAAACGCACTCTAAGGAAGTTAAGAATGACTTCTGCTCTAACTGCAAGCCCAAAGCACCTAAGGCTCCTATATTATCTCCACATCCAGCCCCTGCAACTGTTTGTGCTACTCCTATTCACACTACAGCTACTGAGGAGACCCCTGTGCATCCTATCACAGAACTCTCAGATCCCTCTACCATCCACCTCACCGATGTCACCTCAGCTTGGTAGCCTTTTGGACTGTATCAAACATCCTATTAAATCCTCCCTCACTAATACTGCACCACTTAAGAAGCACAGGGAACCATGCCCCCTACTTACATCCTCCAACTCCTCAACTCAGAGGAGGGCCAGCTCTCCAACTTAGATCCAGAGCCTCTCTGTGACTCAGAATAACTCTCCTCATTCTAGCTCCTTAGAGGTCAGTGAAGAGGACCATACTTCATTGGCCAAACCGGGAACCTCAAAACACCTACTGGGAAAACTGATTCATCCTTGGCCAGACTATCCAAGCATACCATCTTGCAAGCTGAAGAGGCTGCATTTCAGGACCCAATGGACAAGAGGATGAAAACCATTCTAAAAAAGTCCTTTACAAAGATGGCATCAATTCTTAGGCCAGCAGTCACCTTTACAGATCTTGCTTGCACTGTGAGACATTGGGCTTAAGAACTGGCCTGCAAACCTCCCTCCTCCTCACATCATCTTACATCTGACCTTGAACTGCACCTGACCATCCTCTCAAATGCTGTTATGGACATTGGCAGACTAGTGGTAAAGGCCGCAGCCAGCTTAGTCATGGCACAACATGCTCTTTGGCTACATCACAGGTTACTTGCCCTTAAATTCACAAGGGAGTCTCTTTTTGGCCCCGACCTTAAGCAAATAATCATGGACATCATGGGTGGAAAAGTACTTTTCAAGCTCAAAGGAAAAAGCATAGGCTGGACCAGTCTGTTAGTCAATTCGCTAGAAGATCCTATGCAAGGTTCCACATATTGACCATACAAAACAACTTTCTTTTTCACTATTGTTTCTGCCATTGTCTCTTGCTTCTGTGCTGTCTCCACCTGTCTGAGCTTTACATTGATCTGCTAAGTAGTGGCACAGCCAGCACATATATTGGGAAAGAGTCAAGAGCCTTGTTCTTCTGACCTGCCTCaagatgtgaaaaaaatacaaaacctcTACGCATGCACTAACAGTCCGGGCCTACTAGAAAGGAATTTTCTGGTAAGTCTAAAATccccttttttttacaaatggagtgctggtcctgctatattgcatata contains:
- the rnf14.3 gene encoding E3 ubiquitin-protein ligase RNF14 isoform X4, which encodes MAREDKEAQEDELLALASIYSEDEFKRSETAPGGEICVCLDLPPNFSVAIKGDCASNEYMGSFESIVSFLPPIILNFELPPGYPSTDPPAFTLSCKWLSPSQLALLCQRLDDLWEEYAGGVVLFAWMQFLKEGTLEYLKINSPYEIQVCEFGPQCIKNNSGISDSCSATGPAEAVIWDKRAIQDVESVAALIDCILDFNEAQQKKCFDSKWYMCNICFSEKVGSECTHFKKCEHIYCNACLKDYYTVQIQDGQVQALNCPEPKCSSVATPAQVKLLVGEELFSRYDRLLLQSSLDLMADVVYCPLLNCQTPVMLEPGGTMGICSNCNYAFCTLCKMVYHGVAGCNITTEKLVEEDLEEDQDEKLFEEDLEEDQDEKLVEEDLEEDHDVFTPEKLILVREEYLEADAAGKKLLEKRYGKHKILKAVERKSTEWLETNTQQCPNCNASIQKDGGCNKMICRKCNKDFCWLCFAVLSTENPYDHFKDISSGCFNQM